The nucleotide sequence CGCGTGGTCGGCGGCGCGCAGCAGATCAAGACGCACATCGACTTCCACACCTTCTCCGAGCTGGTGCTCTGGCCGTACGGCTACACGAAGGCCGACACCGACACGGGCCTGAGCGAGGAGGAAGCGAAGCGCTTCGCCGACGTCGGCAAGCAGATGGCCGCCACCAACGGCTACACGCCGGAGCAGTCCAGCGATCTGTACGTCACCGACGGCGACGTCAACGACTGGGCGTGGGGCAAGCACAAGATCCTCAGCTACACCTTCGAGATGTACCCGAAGGACGGCGGGATCGACGGCTTCTACCCGCCCGCTTCGGTGATCCCGGAGCAGACCGCCCGTAACGACAAGGCGGTCGACATCCTGATCAACGAGGCGAAAGCCTGAGATCGGCCACTCGCGACGCCCGGCTCTTCGGCGAATCCAAGCTGAAGCTCCGGGCGTCGCCCAGTTGGTCACGGACGAACTCCTCGGTCCGCGCGATCGTCTCGCGCAGCGCGGCGTCTTCATCGCCGAAGAACCGGTGGACGATCTTGCCCGCCTCGGTGTCGAACTCCCACAGGCCGGCGATGCGGCCCCGGTCGACGATGACGTGACTCGGCGGGTCCGCCTGCCCGCCCAGCGTCTCCCCCGCGCGGCCTCCCGGTACCGGCCGTTCGACGTCGGCGTCGGCGAGCAGTCGCGGCAGCTCTCGGTGCAGAAGGTGGATGCCGTCGATTCCGGCGAGCAGTGCGTACGACGGCTCGGACGGCACGGTGAACGCGGCGAACTCGTCGGCGATCTCCTTGGGCAGCAAGAGATCGGTGCCGTCGAGTGGCACGAGTTCCAGCTGTTCCGCGATCTTCTTCGCACTGGCGGCGGTGAAACCGGAGAACCATCGGAAATGCTTCAGCGACGCCGGGGCCGCCCACGAGAAGTACCGCCGGGCGAGTTCCGTCCGCGCGGTGTCCATATCGGACAGTCCGCCGCGCGGGGACGGCGTCCAGCGGACGTAGCCGTAGCGCTGCCGGTCCAGCCGTCCGTCGACCGGGACCCGGCGGATGTCGCCGCGGGCCTGGAGCAGGCCGAGCGCGAGCGGCAACGTCGTGGTGGTGCCGCGTTTGCGGCCCGCTTCCCCGAGGTTGCGCACCGCCGATCCGGCGGCGTCCTTGATCGCGGCCGGGCTGAGCGGCTCGCCGGAGCCGTCGAGCAGATCGGCGACGGTGACGCACAACTGCTCGATCTCGGCCTGCGTGACGCCGAGGTACTTCTCCGCGGCCGCGAGTTCACCGGCGGGCGCCGCGGCCCCGACGGTCAGGCCGAGCTCGAAATCCGCCGACGGCAGGACGTAGGTGCAGCCACGCGCCGAAGGCAGTTCGTGGATGGCGAGCCGCGCGACATCCGCGTCGACCGTCTCGCGATCGAGGCGGGCTCTGGCGAACAACCCGAGATAGGGCGCCGATCCGCCGACCGAGCGCATCCAGCCCGTCCGCTCCAGCACGGCGGCCGCCGAGGATCCGTGCAGCGTTCCGTCGAGCCCCTGACGATGTGCCCACCACGCGCGCAGCTTGTCGGTCGCCATGACTCCACGGTATGGGTATCGGGCGGCACCCCGCAGCCTGGCACGATGACCGGATGCTGGTCGAACTGGCCATAGGCGACGCGTACGGAGGCTCCTTCGAGCACGCGTACCCGAGCTTCGTCGCCGAACACAACAAGCTGACCGGGTACGTGCCGCATCACGGGCAGCCCGGCGCCCCGGCCGGCCGCTACACCGACGACACGCAGATGACGATCGCCATCGCCGAGGTGCTCGTGTCGGGACGGCGATGGACGCCGCTGCTGCTCGCCGAGCAGTTCGTGCGCGCGTATCACCGCGATCCGCACGACGGCTACGCGCCGCGTTTCCATCAGCTGCTCAGCGAGGTCCGGGACGGCGAAGAGCTGCTACGGCGGCTTCAGCCGCAGAGCGACAAGAGCGGTGCGGCCATGCGCGCCGGGCCGATCGGGCTCCTGCCGACCGTCGACGACGTCCTCTACCACGCGAAACTGCAAGCCAGGATCACCCACGACACCCCGGCCGGGATCGCCGCGGCACAGGCCGCCGCGTTGGCCGTGCACTACTGCCATCATCGGGTGGGCCCGCTTTCCGAGGTCGCGCGGTGGATCGACGGCATCCTTCCGGAGGACGTCGGGCACGGTGGCTGGGCGCTGCCGTGGTCCGGCAAGGTCGGGCCGCAGGGGTGGATGAGCGTGCGCGCCGCGCTGACCACGCTCGCGACCGGCCGGAGCCTGAGCGGGATGCTCCACTCCGCCGTCGCGCTCACCGGCGACGTCGACACCGTCGCGACGATCGCGCTGGCCGCCGCGTCACGCTCGCCCGAGGTGGCGCAGGATCTGCCGCCGGCGCTGTGGCGCGACCTGGAGAACGGCGAATTCGGCCGCGACTATCTGGCCGGTCTCGACGAGCGGCTGCTGCACATCTGACGTAGGCGGCCTCCACGGAACGCGGACGCGCGCGCCTTCCGCTTTCGGCAGACTGGGCGGGTGAAGTGGCTGATCAGGGGCGGAGCCGTCGCCGCTTGGCTCGCGGTGAGCGCGCTGCTCGTCGTCGGCACGGCGAATCTCGAACCCGGGCAGGGGGAACACCCGGTCGACGCGGTCGGCTTCGCGGTCGTCGCGGTCGCTTGTCTCGCGCTCACCGCCGCGTGGCGGCTCCCGGCGGCCGCGGCCGGGGCGGAAGCGTTTGCGCTCCTGCTCTACCTGGGGTTCGGCTATCCCGACGGTCCGGTGTTGTTCGCCGGTCTCGTGCCGCTGTTCGCGCTCGGAACCCTGCGGCCGCGGCGGCTCGCGTACGCCGTCGCGGGCGGTATGGCGGTGATCGTCGTCGGCGCGAACCTGGCCACCGGTGGGGCGGGCGTCCTCGATCTGGTCTTCGTCGGCTGGGCCGGCTTCGCGGTCTTCGCGGCCGACGCGCTTCGAGCCCGGCGGGAGCGGGTAGCGGCCGCCGAACAGGCGGAACGCGATCGCGTCCTCGGCGAGCGGCTGCGTATCGCCCAGGATCTGCACGACAGCGTCGGCCACGCGATGGCGGTCATCAACGTCCAGTCGGGATTGGCCGAGCACGTGATCGACGATCACCCGGAAGTGGCGAAGGAAGCGCTCGGAGTCGTCCGCACGGTCAGCGGAACGATCCTGGACGAGCTGAACGCGATGGTGCGGCTGCTGCGTGACGACTCCGCCCCGCTCCGGCCGTCACCGGGAATGGCGGACCTTCCCGCGCTGGTCGCTTCGGCGAATCAGGCGGGCCTGGCCGTCACGCTGGACCTGGACGCTCCTGGGATCGGACGGCCGGTCGGCGGCGCGGTGTACCGGATCGTCCAGGAATCCCTCACGAACGTGGTGAAACACGGAGCGTCTTCCGCCGAGGTGACGGTGCGAGCCGACGAGAGCGGTCTGTGGCTTGACGTGATCAACGAGGTGAACGAGGTCCGCACGCCTGGTCCGGACCTTCCCGGTGCCGGGATCAGCGGAATGGGTGAACGGGCCAGGGCGACCGGGGGCGCACTGACCGCGGGCCGCGAGGACGGGAGGTTCCGGGTGAGCGCGCGATGGCCGTGATCAGGGTGGTGCTCGCCGACGACCAGCTGCTGGTCCGGTCCGGGTTCGCGGCGCTGCTCCGGGTGGAAGCCGGAATCACCGTGGTGGGGGAAGCGGACGACGGCGAGACGGCGGTGGCCGTCGTCGCGGAAACCGTGCCCGACGTGGTGCTGATGGATATCCGGATGCCGGGGACGGACGGGCTGGAAGCCACCCGGCGGATCATGGCGGACGAACGGCTTTCCGGTGTCCGCGTCCTCATGCTGACGACGTTCGACCTCGACGAATACGTCTTCGACGCGCTGCGCGCCGGAGCGAGCGGCTTCCTGCTCAAGCACACCAGGCCCGCCGACCTGATCCAGGCGGTCCGTGTCGTGGCGGCGGGAGACGCGCTCCTCTCCCCGAGCGTGACCAGACGCCTGATCGCGGAATTCACCGCGCGACCGGCACCTTCGCTGCCCCGTGCCGACGGCTCGGCGTTCACCGAACGCGAGCATGAAGTCGTTCTTCGCGTGGCGCGGGGAATGTCGAACGAAGAGATCGCGCGGGAGTTCGTGATCAGCGCGGCGACCGTGCGGACCCATGTCAGCCGGGCGATGACCAAGGTCCATGCCCGCGACCGGGCCCAGCTCGTGGTCTTCGCCTATCAGAGCGGGATGGTGCGCGCCTGACGTAGCCGCCGATCCCCACACCGGCACGACGACGCGACCCCGGGCCGCGAGCGACGCTTTCGCCATGAAATTCCTCGCGAAAGCCGCTCTGCTCACCACCGCGTTCCTCTCCCTGTCCGGAACGACCGCGATCGCCTCGGAACGCCCGGCCCGCTGTGCCGAACAACGCTTCACGGTCCAGGTGAACGGAGAACGCCAGACGATCGCGGGCGAGCTCTGCGTCCGGGGGAAACTCACCCCGCGTACGCCGGTCCAGGTCCTGTTGCACGGCGGGACCTATGACCGCGCCTACTGGGACTGGCCGTACCAGCCGCGTCGATACTCCTATGTGGACAGTGCGACCCGCGCGGGCTACGCGACGCTCAACCTCGACCGGCTCGGCTACGGCCGTAGCAGCCGTCCGAATCCGGATACGCTCGACTTCGACGCCGGCGGCGAAGCCGTCCACCAGGTCGTCCGGCAGCTTCGCCCGCGGTTCCGCACTATCGTCCTCAATGGACACTCGATGGGAGGGCTCGTCGCGGAACGGGCCGCCGGACGGGGCGGCGTCGACGCCGTGATCGTCAGCGGTATCCCCCGCGA is from Amycolatopsis lurida and encodes:
- a CDS encoding DNA glycosylase AlkZ-like family protein → MATDKLRAWWAHRQGLDGTLHGSSAAAVLERTGWMRSVGGSAPYLGLFARARLDRETVDADVARLAIHELPSARGCTYVLPSADFELGLTVGAAAPAGELAAAEKYLGVTQAEIEQLCVTVADLLDGSGEPLSPAAIKDAAGSAVRNLGEAGRKRGTTTTLPLALGLLQARGDIRRVPVDGRLDRQRYGYVRWTPSPRGGLSDMDTARTELARRYFSWAAPASLKHFRWFSGFTAASAKKIAEQLELVPLDGTDLLLPKEIADEFAAFTVPSEPSYALLAGIDGIHLLHRELPRLLADADVERPVPGGRAGETLGGQADPPSHVIVDRGRIAGLWEFDTEAGKIVHRFFGDEDAALRETIARTEEFVRDQLGDARSFSLDSPKSRASRVADLRLSPR
- a CDS encoding ADP-ribosylglycohydrolase family protein, with the protein product MLVELAIGDAYGGSFEHAYPSFVAEHNKLTGYVPHHGQPGAPAGRYTDDTQMTIAIAEVLVSGRRWTPLLLAEQFVRAYHRDPHDGYAPRFHQLLSEVRDGEELLRRLQPQSDKSGAAMRAGPIGLLPTVDDVLYHAKLQARITHDTPAGIAAAQAAALAVHYCHHRVGPLSEVARWIDGILPEDVGHGGWALPWSGKVGPQGWMSVRAALTTLATGRSLSGMLHSAVALTGDVDTVATIALAAASRSPEVAQDLPPALWRDLENGEFGRDYLAGLDERLLHI
- a CDS encoding sensor histidine kinase, with the translated sequence MKWLIRGGAVAAWLAVSALLVVGTANLEPGQGEHPVDAVGFAVVAVACLALTAAWRLPAAAAGAEAFALLLYLGFGYPDGPVLFAGLVPLFALGTLRPRRLAYAVAGGMAVIVVGANLATGGAGVLDLVFVGWAGFAVFAADALRARRERVAAAEQAERDRVLGERLRIAQDLHDSVGHAMAVINVQSGLAEHVIDDHPEVAKEALGVVRTVSGTILDELNAMVRLLRDDSAPLRPSPGMADLPALVASANQAGLAVTLDLDAPGIGRPVGGAVYRIVQESLTNVVKHGASSAEVTVRADESGLWLDVINEVNEVRTPGPDLPGAGISGMGERARATGGALTAGREDGRFRVSARWP
- a CDS encoding response regulator; protein product: MAVIRVVLADDQLLVRSGFAALLRVEAGITVVGEADDGETAVAVVAETVPDVVLMDIRMPGTDGLEATRRIMADERLSGVRVLMLTTFDLDEYVFDALRAGASGFLLKHTRPADLIQAVRVVAAGDALLSPSVTRRLIAEFTARPAPSLPRADGSAFTEREHEVVLRVARGMSNEEIAREFVISAATVRTHVSRAMTKVHARDRAQLVVFAYQSGMVRA
- a CDS encoding alpha/beta hydrolase, which codes for MKFLAKAALLTTAFLSLSGTTAIASERPARCAEQRFTVQVNGERQTIAGELCVRGKLTPRTPVQVLLHGGTYDRAYWDWPYQPRRYSYVDSATRAGYATLNLDRLGYGRSSRPNPDTLDFDAGGEAVHQVVRQLRPRFRTIVLNGHSMGGLVAERAAGRGGVDAVIVSGIPRDRPGARTEAASPFHPAELDPKFAGKPWARGYFTTRPGTRAQTFHHPGTYDPAIIPVEEALKDTLASAELRSVGPGAANRSAPKVPTAYVLGEHDTLVCGNGDCGADEIVRGSGHSINTSLAAPAFYRWTFTWLARKLG